A single Anas platyrhynchos isolate ZD024472 breed Pekin duck chromosome 17, IASCAAS_PekinDuck_T2T, whole genome shotgun sequence DNA region contains:
- the CYP21A2 gene encoding steroid 21-hydroxylase — translation MAATLLLLLLLLLLLLLLLSGGAREGSPRGGALHLLHPRGAQHLLALARRHGPALRVRLGGHDVLVLSSVGTIREALARRWGDFAGRPPSYLGGLVSRGGQDLALGDVCPGWQQQRGATRGALARAQGRLEPLLAQQAKALCQDLRSYGGAPIDVFEAFAFHTCSTICLLVFGDLMPPEAEVRAFTRCVMELLEVWGRASVRVLDLLPLLRVLPNPGLRRLLSLVESRDAFVETQIRRHKACASPPEDTVLGALLGEDPSVRGGPLGPDRLHMALVDLFIGGTETTAAALAWAVAFLLHRPEVQEWVRAELHQELGPTGTPQVGDMGRLPLLRATITETLRLRPPAPLALPHCTRRHTSVGGLPVPAGSIVIPNLFAAHHDPETWHRPDEFLPERFLEPGAPWRALVPFGCGARSCLGEALARAELFVFLGHILHHFRLEPPVPGALPKLGVTAGTVLRCPPFCVRLVPCQPPTP, via the exons ATGGCggccacgctgctgctgctcctgctcctgctgctgctgctgctgctgctcctttctgGGGGGGCGCGGGAGGGGTCCCCCCGTGGGGGGGCCCTGCACCTCCTGCACCCCCGGGGGGCACAGCACCTCCTCGCCCTCGCCCGCCGCCACGGGCCTGCTTTGCGCGTGCGCCTGGGGGGCCACG AtgtgctggtgctgagctcGGTGGGGACCATCCGGGAGGCTCTCGCTCGCCGCTGGGGGGACTTTGCTGGGCGCCCCCCAAGTTACCTGG GGGGGCTGGTGTCACGGGGGGGCCAGGACCTGGCGCTGGGGGACGTGTGCCcggggtggcagcagcagcggggggcGACGCGGGGGGCGCTGGCCCGGGCCCAGGGGCGACTCGAGCCCCTCTTGGCGCAGCAGGCGAAGGCGCTTTGCCAG gacctgCGTTCTTATGGGGGGGCGCCCATTGATGTCTTCGAGGCATTTGCCTTCCACACCTGCAGCACCATCTGCCTCCTCGTCTTTGGGGACCTG ATGCCCCCCGAGGCTGAAGTCCGGGCCTTCACCCGCTGCGtcatggagctgctggaggtgtgGGGCAGGGCCAGCGTCCGGGTGCTCGACTTGCTGCCACTGCTGCGG GTGCTGCCCAACCCAGGGCTGCGGCGGCTGCTTAGCCTGGTGGAGTCCCGTGACGCCTTCGTGGAGACCCAGATCCGGCGTCACAag GCCTGTGCCTCGCCCCCTGAGGACACAGTGCTGGGGGCGCTGCTGGGGGAGGACCCCAGTGTCCGGGGGGGGCCGCTAGGCCCTGATCggctgcacatggccctggtcGACCTCTTCATCGGTGGCACTGAGACGACAGCGGCCGCCCTGGCCTGGGCCGTGGCCTTCCTGCTGCATCGCCCTGAG gtgcaggaGTGGGTGCGTGCAGAGCTGCATCAGGAGCTGGGCCCCACAGGCACCCCCCAGGTGGGGGACATGGGACGCCTGCCCCTGCTCCGCGCCACCATCACCGAGACTTTGCGCCTGCGGCCACCTGCACCCCTGGCCCTGCCCCACTGCACACGCCGCCACACCAG TGTTGGGGGTCTCCCTGTGCCAGCTGGCTCCATCGTCATCCCCAACCTCTTCGCTGCCCACCACGACCCTGAGACCTGGCatcgccctgatgaattcctgCCAG AGCGGTTCCTGGAGCCAGGGGCACCTTGGCGAGCGCTGGTACCTTTCGGCTGCGGGGCCCGATCCTGCCTGGGTGAGGCATTGGCACGAGCTGAGCTCTTTGTTTTCCTGGGCCACATCCTTCATCATTTCCGCCTGGAGCCACCGGTGCCTGGTGCCCTTCCCAAGCTGGGGGTGACAGCTGGCACCGTCCTGCGCTGCCCCCCATTCTGCGTGCGCCTTGTGCCCTgtcagccccccaccccctga
- the CENPA gene encoding histone H3-like centromeric protein A, which produces MQIYANELRSSEIPSRRVLRWTQSGSAPPDVTSPLRGGSFERGGGGGGGGGGGGGPSVTSPRPPPVMPRPKDRSPRRRGPPPVSPRPSPRRPRAPSPPRRRRRYRPGQLALREIRKYQSTTNLLLRRQPFCRVVREICLLFTRGVDYQWQAMALLALQEAAEAFLVRLLEDAYLCSLHARRVTLYPKDLQLARRLRGLDGGGI; this is translated from the exons atgcaaATTTATGCAAACGAGCTGCGGTCCTCCGAGATACCATCGAGACGAGTCCTCCGGTGGACACAGAGCGGCTCTGCCCCGCCGGATGTGACGTCCCCGCTTCGCGGCGGGAGCTTTGaacggggaggcggcggcggcggcggtggcggtggcggagggGGTCCCAGCGTGACGTCACCACGCCCCCCCCCGGTTATGCCGCGCCCCAAGGACCGCAGCCCCCGGCgccgcggcccccccccggtcTCCCCCCGGCCCTCCCCTAGGCGGCCGCGGGCGCCTTCGCCCCCGCGCC GGCGGCGGCGGTACCGGCCGGGCCAGCTGGCGTTGAGGGAGATCCGCAAGTATCAGAGCACCACCAACCTGCTGCTGCGCCGCCAGCCCTTCTGCCGTGTG gtGCGGGAGATCTGCCTGCTCTTCACGCGGGGGGTGGACTACCAATGGCAAGCCATGGCACTGCTGGCCCTACAAGAG gcggcGGAGGCTTTCTTGGTGCGCCTGCTGGAGGACGCCTACCTGTGCTCGCTGCACGCCCGCCGGGTCACCCTGTACCCCAAGGACCTACAGCTGGCCCGGCGCCTGCGGGGGCTGGATGGGGGGGGGATCTAA